In Allocoprobacillus halotolerans, a genomic segment contains:
- a CDS encoding immunoglobulin-like domain-containing protein has protein sequence MKAKIKWRMSIMLVISLVLSTVFSGSYAIVYAKDNVQNETEQENVNETTDNNILSTEPDIISSDSEMIEKNNKIVNEELALSDSVIYVAQQSVGLANGESAENALSFTDAMTQAQDGDSFILVGEVQLPKDWHSPAYNITISGENKDTSILRMAKGSTAKENTASITLESDLTLDNLMLEVEPSGSQYLLSMFVIVANTHRLVIGSGVQTNEDTSKYSGAIFGGGYYEDVIGNTYIENNGTLLVTKIYGGGVDSDVTGNTNVIVTGTCTQIFGGGLSVYKSQNPANVVGNTNITIQNAQLTSKPHIYGGGDGSNANAIVTGNVTINHDTVKDSGKNIYGAGIARKGDAYVGGNVNITVKNYDMSKNNTTIYGAGSGSFTNSKSAGVKGNVSITYENGNFGDIYGAGEEKANVDGTTEITLRNIDGTPNVYGGGKGNEDNKVVSQKAVTINLLNTRVRLHTQGKYAQVKGLVTVNLYGGGADRNIDSVGSDLYNRMATSGTKNEYDKSYKANVNVVEGINTITTIHDFDNVNITNGSLLEHVREYNGSATSTNGPREIFNNVQNVTIGTTGTLDLLGDNTILGNFNSAGNLTTMAGAKLIVEKTVSSSTGASYTSSNAQESYEQSYAFLQTKQDTTPVSQFASTDTAFFVDNRSVNLSNGIQREWYLNVHAYDVIFEENGGTEVADLNDVKYGTKITEPQTTKVGYQLIGWYKESALENLWDFNKDIVETDLTLYAQWNAIPVIDAKNQTLIVGDVFNPLKDVTAFDKEDGDLTGKIEILKNEVDTSKAGTYSATYKVTDSKGASTTKTIYVTVNPKIEELNHVPTINAKNKTLTVGDTFDSLKDVTAFDKEDGDLTRKIEILKNEVDTSKAGTYSATYKVTDSKGASTTKTIYVTVNPKIEELNHVPTINAKNKTLTVGDTFDSLKDVTAFDKEDGDLTRKIEILKNEVDTSKAGTYSATYKVTDSKGASTTKTIKVTVKEKVPVNPHKPEKPDTTDKAPKTGDQTNTGLFTVLLSMSALGIAVLTVLKKKKALEHK, from the coding sequence ATGAAAGCTAAAATTAAATGGAGAATGTCAATCATGCTTGTAATAAGTTTAGTTTTGTCCACAGTTTTTAGTGGTTCTTATGCTATTGTTTATGCAAAAGATAATGTGCAAAATGAAACAGAACAAGAAAACGTTAATGAAACAACGGATAACAATATATTGAGTACAGAACCAGATATTATTTCGTCAGATAGCGAAATGATTGAGAAGAACAATAAAATTGTAAATGAAGAACTTGCATTAAGTGATAGTGTTATTTATGTTGCTCAACAAAGTGTTGGACTTGCAAATGGAGAAAGTGCAGAAAATGCATTATCCTTTACTGACGCTATGACACAAGCTCAAGATGGAGATTCTTTTATTTTGGTAGGAGAAGTACAATTACCAAAAGATTGGCATAGTCCAGCATACAATATCACGATTTCTGGAGAAAATAAAGATACTTCTATTTTGCGAATGGCAAAAGGAAGTACTGCAAAAGAAAATACTGCTAGTATTACTTTAGAAAGCGATTTAACACTGGATAATTTAATGTTAGAAGTTGAACCTAGTGGTAGTCAATATTTATTATCTATGTTTGTTATCGTTGCGAATACACATAGACTTGTAATTGGAAGTGGTGTTCAAACAAATGAAGACACATCTAAATATAGCGGGGCTATCTTTGGTGGTGGTTATTATGAAGATGTTATTGGAAATACTTATATAGAAAACAATGGAACATTATTAGTCACTAAGATTTATGGCGGTGGAGTTGATAGTGATGTTACAGGTAATACCAATGTAATCGTAACTGGAACATGTACACAAATATTTGGTGGTGGTCTTAGTGTTTATAAGTCCCAAAATCCCGCTAATGTAGTAGGAAATACAAATATTACTATTCAGAACGCACAATTAACAAGCAAACCACATATTTATGGTGGCGGTGATGGAAGCAATGCTAATGCGATTGTAACAGGCAATGTTACGATTAATCATGACACTGTAAAAGATAGTGGTAAAAATATTTATGGTGCTGGTATAGCCAGAAAAGGAGATGCCTATGTTGGCGGAAATGTGAATATCACGGTCAAAAATTATGATATGTCAAAGAACAATACGACTATTTATGGTGCAGGGTCTGGGAGTTTTACAAATTCTAAATCAGCAGGAGTTAAAGGAAATGTAAGCATTACTTATGAGAATGGAAATTTTGGAGATATTTACGGTGCTGGTGAAGAAAAGGCTAATGTAGATGGAACTACAGAGATAACTTTAAGAAATATAGATGGAACACCAAATGTATACGGTGGTGGAAAAGGAAATGAAGACAATAAAGTAGTTAGCCAAAAAGCGGTAACAATCAATCTTTTAAATACACGAGTAAGACTTCATACACAAGGTAAATATGCCCAAGTCAAAGGTTTAGTTACCGTGAATTTATATGGTGGAGGAGCTGATCGTAATATTGATTCAGTCGGCAGTGATTTGTATAACCGTATGGCAACAAGTGGAACTAAAAATGAATATGATAAGAGTTATAAAGCGAATGTGAATGTTGTCGAAGGAATCAATACAATTACAACTATTCATGATTTTGATAATGTAAATATCACAAACGGTTCATTATTAGAACATGTAAGGGAATACAACGGAAGTGCAACGAGTACCAATGGTCCAAGAGAAATATTTAATAACGTACAAAATGTTACAATAGGAACGACTGGAACTTTAGATTTATTGGGAGATAATACCATCTTAGGTAATTTCAACTCAGCGGGAAATCTAACAACTATGGCTGGAGCCAAATTAATAGTAGAAAAAACTGTGTCTTCTAGTACAGGAGCTTCTTATACATCAAGTAATGCACAAGAATCTTATGAACAAAGTTATGCATTCTTGCAGACAAAACAAGATACAACTCCTGTATCACAGTTTGCTTCGACAGATACTGCATTTTTTGTAGATAATCGAAGTGTTAATTTATCCAATGGAATCCAAAGAGAATGGTATTTGAATGTTCATGCTTACGATGTAATCTTTGAAGAAAATGGTGGTACAGAGGTTGCTGACTTAAATGATGTTAAATATGGTACTAAAATCACTGAACCTCAAACAACAAAAGTTGGGTATCAACTTATTGGTTGGTATAAAGAATCCGCATTAGAAAATCTGTGGGATTTTAATAAAGACATAGTTGAAACTGATTTAACTCTATATGCGCAATGGAACGCAATTCCAGTAATTGACGCAAAAAATCAAACTTTAATTGTTGGAGATGTATTCAACCCACTCAAAGATGTAACTGCATTTGATAAGGAAGATGGCGACCTTACAGGAAAAATCGAAATCTTAAAGAATGAAGTTGATACATCAAAGGCAGGAACATATAGTGCTACATATAAAGTAACAGATAGTAAAGGTGCTTCTACAACAAAGACAATATATGTAACAGTCAATCCCAAAATAGAAGAATTAAATCATGTTCCAACAATCAACGCAAAGAATAAAACACTAACGGTTGGTGATACATTTGACTCACTCAAAGATGTAACTGCATTTGATAAGGAAGATGGCGACCTTACAAGAAAAATCGAAATCTTAAAGAATGAAGTTGATACATCAAAGGCAGGAACGTATAGCGCTACATATAAAGTAACAGATAGTAAAGGTGCTTCTACAACAAAGACAATATATGTAACAGTCAATCCCAAAATAGAAGAATTAAATCATGTTCCAACAATCAACGCAAAGAATAAAACACTAACGGTTGGTGATACATTTGACTCACTCAAAGATGTAACTGCATTTGATAAGGAAGATGGCGACCTTACAAGAAAAATCGAAATCTTAAAGAATGAAGTTGATACATCAAAGGCAGGAACATATAGTGCTACATATAAAGTAACAGATAGTAAAGGCGCTTCTACAACAAAGACGATAAAGGTTACTGTAAAAGAAAAAGTTCCAGTTAACCCACATAAGCCAGAAAAACCTGATACAACAGATAAAGCACCAAAAACAGGCGATCAAACAAATACAGGTTTATTTACTGTTCTGCTTTCCATGAGTGCACTTGGTATCGCTGTATTAACGGTATTAAAGAAAAAGAAAGCGTTGGAGCATAAATAG
- a CDS encoding recombinase family protein — protein MAKIYGYVRVSSIDQNEGRQIVELSKRNVISKNIYIDKQSGKSFERPQYKKLVRKLKQGDLLYILSIDRLGRNYLEIQEQWRILTKEKGIDICVIDMPLLDTRNGKDLMGTFIADLVLQILSFVAQNERENIRKRQAQGIAVAKAKGIKFGRPEIRLPKNFGELVHEWEKKRLPLSEVLDVCKMSEATFYRKLREYRLLQKR, from the coding sequence ATGGCAAAGATTTATGGATATGTACGAGTTTCAAGTATAGACCAGAATGAAGGACGACAGATTGTTGAACTATCAAAAAGGAATGTGATTTCTAAGAATATCTACATAGACAAGCAGTCGGGAAAAAGTTTTGAACGTCCGCAATACAAAAAGCTCGTGAGAAAGCTAAAACAGGGTGATTTACTCTATATTTTAAGTATTGACCGCTTAGGCAGAAACTATCTTGAAATACAGGAACAATGGCGAATACTGACAAAAGAAAAAGGAATTGATATATGCGTTATAGATATGCCCTTACTAGATACCAGAAACGGTAAAGATTTAATGGGGACATTCATTGCCGACCTCGTATTACAGATACTTTCGTTTGTAGCGCAAAATGAGCGTGAGAACATCAGAAAAAGACAGGCACAAGGAATAGCGGTGGCAAAAGCAAAAGGCATAAAATTTGGCAGACCAGAAATCAGGCTTCCGAAAAATTTTGGAGAACTTGTTCATGAATGGGAAAAGAAAAGACTTCCTCTGTCAGAAGTCTTAGATGTATGCAAAATGAGCGAAGCTACATTCTATCGAAAATTAAGGGAATATCGCCTATTACAGAAAAGGTAA
- the yabP gene encoding sporulation protein YabP, which produces MDNSLHFEQTPYHHVCLKDRKSLELTGVKKIESFDAYEFLIETSLGYLNITGSELTLVRLDQDQNEVSIRGNIDSISYVSDKKKQHPKEKMFNKLLK; this is translated from the coding sequence ATGGATAATAGTTTACATTTTGAACAGACGCCTTATCATCATGTGTGTTTAAAAGATCGTAAGAGTTTAGAGTTAACGGGTGTTAAGAAGATAGAAAGTTTTGATGCTTATGAATTTTTGATTGAAACATCACTTGGTTATTTAAATATTACAGGAAGTGAGTTGACATTGGTACGTTTGGATCAAGATCAAAATGAAGTCAGTATTCGTGGTAATATTGATAGTATTTCATATGTGTCTGATAAGAAAAAGCAACATCCTAAAGAAAAAATGTTTAATAAACTCTTGAAATAA
- a CDS encoding FtsB family cell division protein, translated as MAKKKTPRYKKLLGFVYIGISALLIYTLGVNAYRVIGQKQQLAQLEERKAELEKEKQELSEEVELLTDDDYVARYAREQYIFPDDDEEVIKLPETKK; from the coding sequence ATGGCAAAAAAGAAAACACCAAGATATAAAAAACTCTTAGGCTTTGTCTATATTGGTATTTCTGCTTTGCTGATCTATACATTAGGAGTGAATGCTTATCGTGTCATAGGACAAAAACAGCAACTTGCTCAATTAGAAGAAAGAAAGGCAGAATTGGAAAAGGAAAAGCAAGAATTATCTGAAGAAGTTGAACTTTTAACGGATGATGATTATGTTGCCAGATACGCAAGAGAGCAATATATTTTTCCTGATGATGACGAAGAGGTTATTAAATTACCAGAAACAAAGAAATAA
- a CDS encoding alpha/beta hydrolase: protein MFVSFCFPMKTLQREREITVYLPDDYYQKSKDYPVLYIQDGQNAFFDYTSYSGVSWGFLEYVKATKMDIILVALPCNEEGFKRMDEYGPWPIHEVLSYQETQQKGMIIGGEGKEYINWLKDELKPYIDRRFRTQKDNTGIVGSSMGAVISAYAAFQYPQVFKKCAALSTAFWFYVDEFIDIIENQQYDQDNRFYLDLGEFESGDDRVINQWYIESNQEIYEHLEPKVEHLQVHYFEGAHHNESEWRQRVPLFMSFLYEEDELCIE from the coding sequence ATGTTTGTGTCATTTTGTTTTCCAATGAAAACATTGCAACGTGAACGTGAAATTACTGTTTATTTGCCCGATGATTATTACCAAAAAAGCAAGGATTATCCTGTGCTTTATATTCAGGATGGACAAAATGCTTTTTTTGATTATACATCATATAGTGGTGTAAGCTGGGGCTTTTTAGAATATGTGAAAGCAACAAAGATGGATATCATTTTGGTTGCTTTGCCATGTAATGAGGAAGGCTTTAAACGTATGGATGAATATGGACCTTGGCCTATTCATGAAGTGCTCTCTTATCAGGAAACACAACAAAAAGGAATGATTATAGGAGGCGAGGGAAAGGAATATATCAATTGGCTTAAAGATGAATTAAAGCCTTATATTGATCGACGTTTTCGTACGCAAAAGGATAATACAGGAATTGTAGGAAGCTCTATGGGAGCTGTTATTAGTGCTTATGCAGCTTTTCAATATCCACAAGTTTTTAAAAAATGTGCCGCTTTATCAACAGCCTTCTGGTTTTATGTTGATGAATTTATAGATATCATTGAAAATCAGCAATATGACCAAGATAATCGTTTTTATTTGGATTTAGGTGAATTTGAAAGTGGTGATGATCGTGTCATCAATCAATGGTACATTGAAAGTAATCAGGAGATTTATGAGCATTTAGAACCTAAAGTTGAACATTTACAGGTTCATTATTTTGAAGGAGCGCATCATAATGAAAGCGAGTGGCGTCAAAGAGTTCCTTTATTTATGTCATTTTTGTATGAGGAGGATGAATTATGTATCGAATGA
- a CDS encoding Cof-type HAD-IIB family hydrolase: MYRMILSDLDETLLVNHHVPSCNQKAIQKMKNVRFVPATGRSFGMIEEILKEIGTSQKADEYSICFNGGLIVENKDARILSFHGLSFQEAKLLFDLGEKYDVCVMIFTLDHCYIFKADPSEVARKTAQKAAFTVIDEYNMDFLKDEKIAKFLYVKPDMDYLQNIEKDLPETIKCQFAMSYSSYRYLEFNPLGVSKGAALKWLADYLHIDIKDVIAVGDNYNDVSMIEAAGLGICVAGANEDIQSLSDYVTTVDFDQGAVKEVIEKFILEE, encoded by the coding sequence ATGTATCGAATGATTTTATCGGATTTAGATGAAACATTATTAGTCAATCATCATGTGCCATCATGTAATCAAAAAGCAATCCAAAAGATGAAGAATGTCCGTTTTGTTCCTGCAACTGGACGTTCATTTGGCATGATTGAAGAAATTTTAAAGGAAATAGGAACAAGTCAAAAGGCTGATGAATATTCTATTTGTTTTAATGGTGGTTTGATTGTTGAAAATAAGGATGCCAGAATTTTATCTTTTCATGGTTTGTCTTTTCAAGAAGCAAAGTTGCTTTTTGATTTAGGTGAAAAATATGATGTTTGTGTTATGATTTTTACTTTGGATCATTGTTATATATTTAAGGCGGATCCTAGTGAAGTTGCTAGAAAAACAGCTCAAAAAGCAGCGTTTACTGTGATTGATGAATATAATATGGATTTTTTGAAAGATGAAAAAATTGCTAAATTTTTATATGTAAAACCTGATATGGATTATCTTCAAAACATTGAAAAAGATTTACCTGAAACGATTAAGTGTCAATTTGCCATGAGTTATTCATCTTATCGTTATTTGGAATTTAATCCTTTAGGAGTCAGCAAAGGGGCTGCTTTAAAATGGTTGGCTGATTATTTACATATAGATATTAAAGATGTTATTGCAGTGGGAGATAATTATAATGATGTTTCAATGATTGAAGCAGCAGGTCTGGGTATATGTGTGGCTGGAGCGAACGAGGATATTCAGTCATTGAGTGATTATGTGACAACTGTAGATTTTGATCAAGGAGCTGTTAAGGAAGTTATTGAAAAATTTATATTGGAGGAGTAG
- a CDS encoding Cof-type HAD-IIB family hydrolase translates to MKYKVIASDMDETLLNDQHVICQRNIDLIRQAKEKGVKFVPATGRGFMSIQRDLKLLGLYDVAKEYVISFNGGALTENKDNHLLYFEGLSFEKTKEIFEFGLKQDVCQHIYTKDKVYVFNLSQSEAKRIQEQQVECEIMTENSMDFLKDEPISKILFQNTDVPYLMSLEPQMKYITEGMCAVSYSSNRYMEFNKIGVDKGQGLKHLAQIIGVDLSECIAVGDNYNDLPMLEVAGLSVAAGNAVEDVKKVCDVVTKADNNEGVIAEIIERFIL, encoded by the coding sequence ATGAAATACAAAGTCATTGCGAGTGATATGGATGAAACATTGTTAAATGATCAACATGTGATTTGTCAAAGAAATATTGATTTAATTCGTCAAGCCAAGGAAAAAGGAGTTAAGTTTGTACCAGCAACAGGACGTGGTTTTATGTCTATTCAACGTGATTTGAAATTGTTGGGGTTATATGATGTTGCTAAGGAATATGTTATTTCTTTTAATGGTGGAGCTTTAACTGAAAATAAAGATAATCATTTATTGTATTTTGAAGGATTGTCTTTTGAAAAGACGAAGGAAATTTTTGAATTTGGATTAAAACAGGATGTTTGTCAACATATTTATACAAAAGATAAGGTTTATGTTTTTAATTTATCCCAATCAGAAGCTAAACGTATTCAAGAACAACAGGTTGAATGTGAAATTATGACAGAAAATTCAATGGATTTTTTAAAGGATGAACCGATTTCTAAGATCTTGTTTCAAAATACAGATGTTCCTTATTTAATGAGTTTGGAACCACAAATGAAATATATTACAGAAGGTATGTGTGCTGTTAGTTATTCTTCTAATCGTTATATGGAATTTAATAAGATTGGTGTCGATAAAGGTCAAGGATTGAAACATTTGGCACAGATTATTGGAGTGGATTTGTCTGAATGTATTGCTGTGGGTGATAATTATAATGATTTGCCAATGTTGGAAGTAGCTGGTTTATCAGTAGCTGCAGGAAATGCTGTTGAAGATGTGAAAAAAGTTTGTGATGTTGTGACAAAAGCTGATAATAATGAAGGTGTGATTGCTGAAATTATTGAAAGGTTTATTCTCTAA
- a CDS encoding uracil-DNA glycosylase — protein sequence MDFKTIINRERQQPYYQQLEAFVNHEYQIHTVYPPRQRIFHCFNFKDYEDIKVVIIGQDPYHEENQANGLAFSVAKGVQIPPSLVNIYKEAHDDVGIDIPRHGDLSSWANQGVLLLNTVLTVQAHRANSHKEKGWEIFTNHIIEDMNQREKPLVFILWGRQAIDKAKMIDQTKHCVITSPHPSPLSAYRGFFGSKPFSKTNQFLISQGIEPIDWRIR from the coding sequence ATGGATTTTAAAACAATTATTAATCGTGAGCGCCAACAGCCTTATTATCAACAATTAGAAGCCTTTGTTAATCATGAATATCAGATACATACTGTTTATCCTCCACGTCAACGTATTTTTCACTGTTTTAATTTTAAAGATTATGAAGATATTAAAGTTGTGATTATTGGACAAGATCCTTATCATGAAGAAAATCAAGCTAATGGATTGGCTTTTAGTGTCGCAAAAGGTGTGCAAATTCCACCAAGTCTTGTCAATATTTATAAAGAAGCACATGATGATGTTGGTATTGATATTCCACGTCATGGTGATTTGTCATCATGGGCCAATCAAGGCGTTTTATTGTTAAATACTGTTTTAACAGTTCAAGCCCATCGTGCGAATTCACATAAGGAAAAAGGATGGGAGATTTTTACAAATCATATTATTGAAGATATGAATCAAAGAGAAAAACCATTAGTTTTTATTTTATGGGGTAGACAAGCCATTGATAAAGCAAAGATGATTGATCAAACAAAACATTGCGTGATTACAAGTCCACATCCTTCACCTTTATCAGCTTATCGTGGTTTCTTTGGTTCTAAGCCTTTTTCTAAAACAAATCAATTTTTAATCAGTCAGGGAATAGAACCGATAGATTGGAGGATTCGATGA
- a CDS encoding bifunctional folylpolyglutamate synthase/dihydrofolate synthase — protein sequence MFKDVNEAIAYIESKRNKRPIDAFRDTLNKCHILMKQKNMIHIAGTNGKGSTVNYLRSILNAHGYKVGTFTSPYLISHNDRIRVDDVPISDEDLLKYVNQYYAIIEEDELSMFEIDVLIMLAYFQSLDLDYRIIETGIGGLNDKTNVIDSIVSAITNIGLDHQKQLGDIYDIINEKMGIIKPHQMFITSETKGTILARFQEQCDAMGAVMYVVPEYQVSRYPFHFRYRDMAFTLENQGIYQVTNARLALTIASKLIKLDPLKTQPAIEDASWKGRYETLTYQDVTVDIDGAHNMPGIKALLQTLRVKKKKMLLLFFLV from the coding sequence ATGTTTAAGGATGTTAATGAAGCAATTGCTTATATAGAATCAAAAAGAAACAAAAGACCTATTGATGCTTTTAGAGATACTTTGAATAAATGTCATATTTTAATGAAACAGAAAAATATGATTCATATTGCTGGAACTAATGGAAAAGGTTCAACAGTGAATTATTTACGTAGTATACTCAATGCCCATGGTTATAAAGTAGGAACGTTTACTTCACCTTATTTGATTAGTCATAATGATCGTATTCGTGTGGATGATGTCCCTATTAGTGATGAAGATTTATTGAAATATGTTAATCAGTATTATGCTATTATTGAAGAAGATGAATTGTCAATGTTTGAAATTGATGTGTTAATTATGTTGGCGTATTTTCAATCACTTGATTTAGATTATCGTATTATTGAAACGGGTATTGGAGGATTGAATGATAAAACAAATGTTATTGATTCAATTGTTAGTGCTATTACAAATATTGGTTTGGATCATCAAAAACAACTTGGTGATATTTATGATATTATTAATGAAAAAATGGGTATCATTAAACCCCACCAAATGTTTATTACTAGTGAAACCAAAGGAACAATTCTCGCACGTTTTCAAGAACAATGTGATGCTATGGGGGCTGTGATGTATGTGGTGCCTGAATATCAGGTTTCTCGTTATCCATTCCATTTTAGATATCGTGATATGGCCTTTACTTTAGAAAATCAAGGCATTTATCAGGTGACAAATGCTCGTCTTGCTTTAACTATTGCTTCTAAATTGATAAAGCTTGATCCACTCAAAACGCAACCGGCGATTGAAGATGCCTCTTGGAAAGGGCGTTACGAAACACTGACCTATCAAGATGTTACTGTCGATATCGATGGAGCACATAATATGCCAGGCATTAAAGCTTTGCTTCAAACTTTAAGAGTAAAAAAGAAAAAGATGTTGCTATTATTTTTTCTTGTTTAA
- the gerQ gene encoding spore coat protein GerQ gives MDTNNQTIIPGGQTSSLPTPISEQTYLENILRLNIGKLGTFYFTYTGSEDWRDRIYKGTIEQVGRDHFVVRDPKNQKFYIFQFVYFDWAEFDEPINFNIR, from the coding sequence ATGGACACAAACAATCAAACAATCATTCCCGGAGGTCAAACCTCATCATTACCTACCCCAATTTCTGAACAAACTTATTTAGAAAACATTTTACGTTTAAACATTGGAAAACTTGGTACTTTTTATTTCACTTATACAGGCAGTGAAGACTGGCGTGATCGTATCTACAAAGGAACCATTGAACAAGTCGGTCGAGATCACTTTGTCGTACGTGATCCTAAAAATCAGAAATTTTATATTTTTCAATTTGTTTATTTTGACTGGGCCGAATTTGATGAACCTATCAATTTCAATATCCGTTAG
- a CDS encoding cell wall hydrolase codes for MSPRILYNDSDIELLARIMKAEALGEGEEGMLMVGNVIVNRVVANCDVFKNTRTISEVVYQKMPLPVSTNPCSINLLMLKKKNSLYVILMVIALNQQQMHSGLKILAAMSPVPNNFMVN; via the coding sequence ATGTCCCCAAGAATCTTATACAATGATTCTGATATTGAATTACTGGCCCGTATTATGAAAGCGGAGGCTTTAGGAGAAGGCGAAGAAGGGATGCTGATGGTCGGCAATGTCATTGTCAATCGTGTTGTTGCTAACTGTGATGTTTTCAAAAACACGCGTACCATTTCAGAAGTGGTTTATCAAAAAATGCCTTTGCCGGTGTCAACCAACCCCTGTTCAATCAACCTGTTAATGCTAAAGAAAAAGAACTCGCTTTACGTAATATTGATGGTTATCGCATTGAACCAGCAACAAATGCACTCTGGTTTAAAAATCCTGGCAGCAATGTCACCTGTCCCCAACAATTTTATGGTGAATTGA
- a CDS encoding sugar phosphate nucleotidyltransferase produces the protein MGKEIVAMILAGGRGTRLEALTAKVAKPLYILEESIEL, from the coding sequence ATGGGAAAAGAAATTGTTGCGATGATTTTAGCTGGAGGACGTGGTACACGTCTTGAAGCCTTAACTGCAAAAGTAGCGAAACCGCTGTACATTTTGGAGGAAAGTATAGAATTATAG
- the glgD gene encoding glucose-1-phosphate adenylyltransferase subunit GlgD, with translation MAKVVGYINLHSDISYKGLTERRPVASVSFLGRYGIIDFVLSNMSNSNVDTVGILIKEKPRSLFKHLGNGNSWNFNSKSGGVSLLYNEKYANSPMYNHDINNIVENIAFLEKSKADYVVIAPAHIITTMNYAEVVDAHAKSGAEITMVYQKINNADEAFVGSDFLRLKGKQVMEIKNNKGNRKERNISLETYIINKKTLLKIIQYAQKVSSFFNLRDTLAYLCDERKIMAYEYKGFARCIDSYGSYYKVSMEFLDMDISTQVFKSTWPIFTNTNDTPPTKYLKNAIVKKSFVANGAVIDGEVDGCILSRNVTIGKNAVVKNCIILNGSKVCAGAHLENVIIDKDARIEKKTELIGEEEPLYVREGDVV, from the coding sequence ATGGCAAAAGTAGTTGGATATATAAATTTACACTCTGATATTTCATATAAAGGTTTAACAGAAAGAAGACCAGTAGCTTCAGTAAGCTTTTTAGGTCGTTATGGAATTATTGACTTTGTTTTATCAAATATGTCAAATTCTAATGTGGATACTGTAGGTATTTTGATTAAGGAAAAACCTAGATCATTATTTAAACATTTAGGAAATGGAAACTCTTGGAATTTTAACTCTAAATCAGGTGGAGTTTCACTTTTATACAATGAAAAGTATGCAAATAGTCCAATGTACAATCATGATATCAACAACATTGTGGAAAATATTGCATTCCTTGAAAAATCTAAAGCAGATTATGTTGTGATTGCACCTGCACATATTATTACAACTATGAATTATGCAGAAGTTGTAGATGCTCATGCAAAATCAGGAGCTGAAATCACAATGGTTTATCAAAAAATTAATAATGCTGATGAAGCTTTTGTTGGTTCTGATTTCTTACGTTTAAAAGGTAAACAAGTTATGGAAATCAAGAATAATAAAGGGAATAGAAAAGAAAGAAATATTTCCCTAGAAACATATATCATTAATAAAAAGACCTTATTAAAGATTATTCAATATGCTCAAAAAGTAAGTTCATTCTTTAATTTGAGAGATACACTTGCTTATTTATGTGATGAAAGAAAGATTATGGCTTATGAATATAAAGGATTTGCAAGATGTATTGATTCTTATGGATCTTATTATAAAGTAAGTATGGAATTCTTGGATATGGATATTTCTACACAAGTATTTAAGAGTACTTGGCCTATCTTTACAAATACAAATGATACACCACCAACAAAATATTTAAAGAATGCGATTGTGAAAAAATCATTTGTTGCTAATGGAGCAGTGATTGATGGTGAAGTTGATGGATGTATCTTGTCACGTAATGTTACAATTGGAAAAAATGCGGTTGTGAAAAACTGTATCATTTTAAATGGTTCTAAAGTATGTGCAGGAGCACATCTTGAAAATGTTATTATTGATAAAGATGCACGTATTGAAAAGAAAACTGAACTTATTGGTGAAGAAGAACCACTTTATGTTAGAGAAGGGGATGTTGTTTAA